The following proteins come from a genomic window of Manduca sexta isolate Smith_Timp_Sample1 chromosome 6, JHU_Msex_v1.0, whole genome shotgun sequence:
- the LOC119193794 gene encoding uncharacterized protein LOC119193794, translating to MEKARGTPSTASDGKASTDRDGEVYKVSIRIPPFWPEEPEIWFAQVEGQFAINRITSDQTKFNHVINQLDNQYSKEVKDIIIKPPAENKYDTLKALLIKRLTESNEKKLKQLLMHEELGDRKPSRFLRHLQSLAGSDVPDDFLKTIWISRLPYGIQTVLAGQPGTTSLEDLADLADRVNDLSTTSPKVASVSQDNPSSVISDLTREVAELRRQFQKLASQRSGRSRSRTARPRSGSSSRQRSQSNYRKYPLCWYHAKFGDRASKCVRPCDYKSENSKGSR from the coding sequence ATGGAGAAAGCACGCGGCACACCGTCTACAGCTAGTGATGGGAAAGCGTCGACAGATCGTGATGGCGAGGTATACAAGGTGAGCATACGCATTCCACCTTTTTGGCCTGAAGAACCGGAGATTTGGTTCGCCCAAGTGGAAGGACAATTCGCTATTAATAGAATAACCAGTGACCAGACTAAATTTAATCATGTTATTAACCAACTGGACAATCAGTACTCGAAAGAggtaaaagatattattataaaaccaccagcggaaaataaatatgacacaTTAAAAGCGTTGCTCATTAAGCGATTAACTGAGTCGAATGAAAAGAAGCTTAAGCAATTACTCATGCATGAAGAGCTCGGGGATCGAAAACCGTCCCGCTTTCTTCGACATTTACAAAGTCTCGCCGGATCCGATGTTCCAGACGATTTTCTGAAGACCATATGGATCAGTCGTCTCCCTTATGGCATTCAGACAGTACTTGCAGGTCAACCAGGTACAACTTCGCTTGAAGATCTGGCTGATTTGGCGGATCGAGTCAACGACTTATCTACGACGTCTCCAAAGGTCGCCTCCGTGAGTCAAGATAATCCCAGTTCTGTAATCAGTGATTTGACACGGGAAGTAGCCGAACTTCGGAGGCAATTCCAGAAGCTGGCATCCCAGAGAAGTGGAAGATCTAGGTCCCGAACTGCTCGACCCCGTAGCGGATCATCTTCAAGACAACGGTCACAGTCCAACTACCGAAAATATCCACTTTGTTGGTACCACGCCAAGTTTGGAGACAGGGCCAGCAAATGCGTCCGCCCCTGCGATTATAAGTCGGAAAACTCGAAGGGCAGTCGGTAA
- the LOC119193793 gene encoding uncharacterized protein LOC119193793 gives MEKARGTPSTASDGKASTDRDGEVYKVSIRIPPFWPEEPEIWFAQVEGQFAINRITSDQTKFNHVINQLDNQYSKEVKDIIIKPPAENKYDTLKALLIKRLTESNEKKLKQLLMHEELGDRKPSRFLRHLQSLAGSDVPDDFLKTIWISRLPYGIQTVLAGQPGTTSLEDLADLADRVNDLSTTSPKVASVSQDNPSSVISDLTREVAELRRQFQKLASQRSGRSRSRTARPRSGSSSRQRSQSNYRKYPLCWYHAKFGDRASKCVRPCDYKSENSKGSRDNPTSWYASDYPSQQCTPHTYDIRASSFLTASSPRS, from the exons ATGGAGAAAGCACGCGGCACACCGTCTACAGCTAGTGATGGGAAAGCGTCGACAGATCGTGATGGCGAGGTATACAAGGTGAGCATACGCATTCCACCTTTTTGGCCTGAAGAACCGGAGATTTGGTTCGCCCAAGTGGAAGGACAATTCGCTATTAATAGAATAACCAGTGACCAGACTAAATTTAATCATGTTATTAACCAACTGGACAATCAGTACTCGAAAGAggtaaaagatattattataaaaccaccagcggaaaataaatatgacacaTTAAAAGCGTTGCTCATTAAGCGATTAACTGAGTCGAATGAAAAGAAGCTTAAGCAATTACTCATGCATGAAGAGCTCGGGGATCGAAAACCGTCCCGCTTTCTTCGACATTTACAAAGTCTCGCCGGATCCGATGTTCCAGACGATTTTCTGAAGACCATATGGATCAGTCGTCTCCCTTATGGCATTCAGACAGTACTTGCAGGTCAACCAGGTACAACTTCGCTTGAAGATCTGGCTGATTTGGCGGATCGAGTCAACGACTTATCTACGACGTCTCCAAAGGTCGCCTCCGTGAGTCAAGATAATCCCAGTTCTGTAATCAGTGATTTGACACGGGAAGTAGCCGAACTTCGGAGGCAATTCCAGAAGCTGGCATCCCAGAGAAGTGGAAGATCTAGGTCCCGAACTGCTCGACCCCGTAGCGGATCATCTTCAAGACAACGGTCACAGTCCAACTACCGAAAATATCCACTTTGTTGGTACCACGCCAAGTTTGGAGACAGGGCCAGCAAATGCGTCCGCCCCTGCGATTATAAGTCGGAAAACTCGAAGGGCAGTCG AGATAACCCGACCAGCTGGTACGCATCGGACTATCCCTCACAACAATGTACACCACATACGTACGACATCAGGGCCTCCAGTTTCCTCACCGCCTCGTCGCCTCGCTCCTGA